A region of Candidatus Binatus sp. DNA encodes the following proteins:
- a CDS encoding RlmE family RNA methyltransferase has translation MPTYEPHDKFYRKARALGLPSRAAFKIEEIIARNRLLGRGARIVDLGCAPGGWLAILVAAAGASGRVVGVDLAQVKNPPAGAITIAGDILDPTVAARVQSELGGRADLVTSDLAPKLTGIAARDEARSRELIDCALTFAITMLKPGGAMVVKLFMGAQFKDIVDSFKRHFGKVEVTRTKASRPGSSELYIVAREFRG, from the coding sequence GTGCCGACTTACGAACCACACGACAAATTTTACCGCAAGGCGCGTGCGCTGGGATTGCCGTCGCGGGCGGCGTTCAAGATTGAGGAAATAATTGCGCGCAACCGGCTCCTCGGCAGAGGTGCGCGAATCGTCGATTTGGGATGCGCGCCCGGCGGATGGCTGGCGATCCTGGTGGCCGCGGCGGGCGCGAGCGGACGCGTGGTCGGAGTCGATCTGGCGCAAGTGAAGAATCCGCCAGCCGGTGCGATCACGATCGCCGGTGACATCCTGGATCCAACTGTCGCCGCGCGGGTGCAAAGCGAGCTTGGCGGACGGGCCGATCTCGTGACCAGCGACCTTGCGCCGAAACTGACCGGGATTGCCGCGCGCGACGAGGCGCGTTCGCGGGAGCTGATAGATTGCGCGTTAACCTTCGCGATAACGATGCTGAAACCGGGCGGCGCGATGGTGGTGAAGCTCTTCATGGGCGCGCAATTCAAGGACATCGTCGATTCATTCAAGCGGCATTTCGGAAAGGTCGAAGTGACGCGCACCAAAGCCAGCCGCCCGGGATCTTCCGAACTGTATATCGTGGCCCGCGAGTTCCGGGGCTGA
- a CDS encoding bifunctional nuclease domain-containing protein: protein MKAVSGRHLCLLLVAAVVAACSCGRSPSKPSTATGLSPDEVRVHVARVGFDDGAGSHYVLLLDETESRELPILIGEGEAQAIMFALHGIKPERPFTHDLIRSIIGQTGNRVDRIVIADMRDEIYYATIYLDGGRYSIDSRPSDAIALAMGMNAPIYVNNKLFGSAPTLGLGAGGKIPATAQALGLTVEQLTPELASYFGQPAGGHGVLVSGVSSPAEKAGVARGDIVVKVGDREVAALGDFSRQVADAKRGGAVTLTLMRGGSSRTVTLESSPAAAAAPKP from the coding sequence ATGAAGGCTGTAAGCGGAAGGCATCTCTGCCTGCTGCTTGTCGCAGCCGTCGTGGCGGCCTGCTCATGCGGCCGTTCGCCATCCAAGCCGTCCACCGCCACCGGACTTTCGCCCGACGAAGTCAGAGTCCACGTCGCGCGCGTCGGCTTTGACGACGGGGCGGGCTCGCATTACGTGCTGCTGCTCGACGAGACCGAGTCGCGCGAATTGCCAATCCTGATTGGCGAGGGCGAGGCGCAGGCAATCATGTTCGCGCTGCACGGAATCAAGCCCGAGCGGCCGTTCACGCATGATCTGATTCGCTCCATCATCGGGCAGACCGGGAATCGCGTCGATCGAATCGTGATCGCGGATATGCGCGACGAGATCTATTACGCGACGATTTACCTCGACGGCGGCCGTTACTCGATCGACAGCCGGCCCAGCGACGCGATCGCGTTGGCGATGGGCATGAACGCGCCGATCTACGTGAACAACAAACTTTTCGGGTCGGCGCCCACGCTGGGGCTCGGCGCCGGCGGGAAAATCCCCGCCACCGCGCAGGCGCTGGGACTGACCGTGGAGCAACTGACTCCCGAGCTGGCGAGCTACTTCGGCCAGCCCGCCGGCGGACATGGCGTGCTGGTGTCGGGGGTCTCTTCGCCGGCGGAGAAAGCGGGCGTCGCGCGCGGCGATATCGTAGTCAAGGTGGGAGATCGCGAGGTCGCGGCGCTCGGCGATTTCAGCCGGCAAGTCGCGGATGCCAAGCGCGGCGGCGCGGTGACGCTGACGCTGATGCGCGGCGGCTCGAGCCGCACCGTCACGCTTGAAAGTTCGCCCGCCGCCGCTGCCGCGCCGAAGCCTTAG
- a CDS encoding DUF6178 family protein: protein MAVRGESEFLNLPFQEKLEFLYGLPARQKRDLILSAPEAERLVQSFSPETLFYTLKEIGSADAGDLLSLAMPEQVKSLFDLDCWNRDRPNMHRMREWIEAMADGGRRKLADALMGLDMEMMSLLLRGYIKVHRIDDPASSPDATANRFTQYDENYLIEFIRHDAISQHISDFIEEAFERDYNYFAGLMEEIYWGVEAELEEEAYQFRRTRLNDRGFPDFFEAQSVFAYLKPEQFLKIRAGYEPPSRADLPDDTEVIAPEMAPAIGDGDVSLFNTALTAGFAAQGKRQLRSEMAMVSNQVLVARAVDFGDLEAVRVAVEMTHHYLNLALEHLAGGDLQSAIEHLRDTPLKLLFRLGVSLTIDLRASAEATLKKLGLSTVKVREISYLDSPYREALAGFMARQPRFYSGLDGSGAVEMRDFSSMRDLHLSYAILDQVDSAAELFRAMFAIDIASPNFRAQMAAREIRLSQLVLTGLARLALDNRLAIDPIEGARLTAMRTAIMTGQPGTLNDEFRARVHQALAERLDDAARRRTAAFLNSCLNLLEEEFANLGGEREIDPRYIESVLVRQG, encoded by the coding sequence ATGGCGGTAAGAGGCGAATCGGAATTTCTCAACCTCCCCTTCCAGGAAAAGCTGGAGTTCCTGTACGGCCTTCCCGCGCGCCAGAAGCGCGACCTGATCCTGTCCGCGCCCGAGGCCGAGCGCCTGGTGCAATCGTTTTCGCCCGAGACGCTTTTCTACACGCTCAAGGAAATCGGCAGCGCCGACGCCGGCGACCTGCTCAGCCTGGCGATGCCCGAGCAGGTCAAGTCGCTCTTCGATCTGGATTGCTGGAATCGCGATCGTCCCAACATGCATCGCATGCGCGAGTGGATCGAGGCGATGGCCGACGGCGGACGGCGCAAACTGGCCGACGCGCTGATGGGCCTGGACATGGAGATGATGTCGCTGTTGCTGCGCGGCTACATAAAAGTGCATCGAATCGACGACCCGGCGTCCTCGCCCGACGCGACGGCGAATCGCTTCACGCAGTACGACGAAAATTATTTGATCGAGTTCATCCGGCACGACGCAATCTCGCAGCACATCTCGGACTTCATCGAAGAAGCGTTCGAGCGCGACTACAACTACTTCGCCGGGCTGATGGAAGAAATCTATTGGGGCGTCGAAGCCGAGCTCGAGGAAGAGGCCTACCAGTTCCGGCGCACGCGCTTGAACGACCGGGGCTTTCCCGACTTCTTCGAGGCGCAGAGCGTGTTCGCGTACCTCAAGCCCGAGCAGTTTCTCAAGATTCGCGCGGGATATGAGCCGCCGAGCCGCGCCGATCTGCCCGACGATACCGAAGTGATCGCGCCCGAGATGGCGCCGGCGATTGGCGACGGCGACGTCTCGCTGTTCAACACCGCGCTGACCGCGGGATTCGCGGCGCAAGGCAAACGCCAGCTCCGCAGCGAGATGGCGATGGTCAGCAACCAGGTGCTGGTTGCGCGCGCGGTGGATTTCGGCGATCTGGAGGCGGTGCGCGTCGCGGTCGAGATGACCCATCATTACTTGAACCTGGCGCTCGAGCATCTGGCCGGCGGCGACCTGCAAAGCGCGATCGAGCATCTGCGCGATACGCCGCTGAAACTGCTCTTTCGCCTCGGCGTGAGCTTGACGATCGATCTGCGCGCCAGCGCCGAGGCCACGCTGAAGAAACTCGGCCTCTCGACGGTCAAGGTGCGCGAGATCTCCTACCTCGACTCGCCCTACCGCGAGGCGCTGGCCGGCTTCATGGCGCGGCAGCCGCGATTTTACAGCGGCCTGGACGGCAGTGGCGCGGTCGAGATGCGCGATTTCAGCAGCATGCGCGATCTGCATCTGAGCTACGCGATTCTCGATCAAGTCGATTCGGCCGCTGAATTGTTCCGCGCGATGTTCGCGATCGATATCGCATCGCCGAACTTCCGCGCCCAGATGGCGGCGCGGGAGATTCGCCTCAGTCAACTGGTGCTGACCGGGCTTGCGCGTTTGGCGCTGGACAACCGCCTCGCGATCGATCCAATCGAAGGCGCCAGGCTGACCGCGATGCGCACGGCGATCATGACCGGGCAGCCCGGGACGCTCAACGATGAGTTTCGCGCCAGGGTGCATCAGGCGCTGGCCGAGCGGCTGGACGACGCGGCACGACGGCGCACCGCCGCCTTCCTGAACTCCTGCCTGAACCTGCTCGAAGAAGAGTTCGCCAACCTGGGCGGCGAACGCGAGATCGATCCGCGCTATATCGAAAGCGTGCTGGTGCGCCAGGGCTAA
- the thiD gene encoding bifunctional hydroxymethylpyrimidine kinase/phosphomethylpyrimidine kinase, translated as MAPPNSKHPVALTIAGSDPGGGAGLQADLKTFAALGVYGYSVITEVIAQNSSRITGVENVSTEMVEAQLDTLALECAPRAVKTGALAGAAIVKAVARAIERLKLPAPVVDPVIVSSSGARLIGPKGERAIRKRLIPIARIVTPNIPEAEALARIRIDSEAAIREAAIKIVKLGARAVVIKGGHRKDDASATDLFYDGRRFIELKSPRIAGGGAHGTGCAFSAAIAAHLARGMSLEDAVRGAKGYVTAALSHSFKLGKGRALLDHFARGQG; from the coding sequence GTGGCCCCTCCCAACTCCAAACATCCTGTCGCACTGACCATCGCAGGCAGCGACCCCGGTGGCGGCGCCGGTCTGCAGGCCGACCTCAAAACCTTCGCCGCACTCGGCGTGTATGGCTACTCGGTCATCACCGAGGTGATCGCGCAGAACAGCTCGAGAATTACCGGGGTCGAAAACGTATCGACCGAGATGGTCGAGGCGCAGCTCGATACTCTCGCGCTGGAATGCGCGCCGCGCGCGGTCAAGACCGGTGCGCTGGCCGGCGCGGCGATCGTCAAGGCGGTGGCGCGCGCGATCGAACGCCTCAAATTGCCGGCGCCGGTGGTCGATCCCGTGATCGTGTCGAGCAGCGGCGCGCGGCTGATTGGCCCGAAAGGGGAACGCGCGATTCGAAAGCGCCTGATTCCCATCGCGCGCATCGTCACGCCCAATATTCCCGAAGCCGAAGCGCTCGCGCGCATTCGAATCGACTCCGAGGCGGCGATTCGCGAGGCCGCAATCAAGATCGTCAAGCTCGGCGCCAGAGCGGTCGTCATCAAGGGCGGGCATCGCAAGGACGATGCATCCGCGACGGATTTGTTTTACGACGGCCGCCGCTTCATCGAGCTCAAGAGCCCGCGAATAGCAGGCGGCGGTGCGCATGGCACGGGATGCGCGTTCTCGGCGGCGATCGCGGCGCATCTGGCGCGCGGGATGAGCCTCGAGGACGCGGTCCGCGGCGCGAAAGGTTACGTCACCGCGGCGCTCAGCCACAGCTTCAAATTGGGAAAGGGGCGCGCGCTGCTCGATCACTTCGCGCGCGGGCAGGGGTGA